Proteins encoded within one genomic window of Epinephelus lanceolatus isolate andai-2023 chromosome 9, ASM4190304v1, whole genome shotgun sequence:
- the mthfd2l gene encoding putative bifunctional methylenetetrahydrofolate dehydrogenase/cyclohydrolase 2, whose protein sequence is MSACRPAPCLPVARAPHTHNVRASYDTHTNMAASVSPLRSSFRICSPLTLHHHCCRAKLRVHRKCDSQRRHLHQSASRHAAVVISGTELARQLHREIQRDVEELVAQGNMRPHLGVVLVGDDPASRTYVKNKTRAASILGISSDTVVRPSSVSQEELLELIDKMNRDWRVSGLLVQLPLPEHINERAVCNAIAPEKDVDGFHIVNIGKLCLDQRSMVPATPAAVWEIIKRAGIETVGKNVLVAGRSKNVGMPIAMLLHTDRKHERPGGDATVTIAHRCTPREQLKELTSLADIIIAAAGVPRLITADMVKEGAAVIDVGINRIKDPNTGKLRLIGDVDFEGVKEKAGFITPVPGGVGPMTVAMLMKNTVTAARNALMH, encoded by the exons atgtctgcatgccGCCCTGCCCCCTGTCTCCCTGTCGCACGCGCACCGCACACGCACAACGTACGAGCGTCctacgacacacacacaaacatggcgGCCTCTGTTTCACCGCTACGCTCCTCCTTCAGGATTTGTAGCCCGCTAACGTTACACCATCACTGCTGCCGGGCCAAACTGCGGGTGCACAGAAAATGCGACAGTCAGAGGAGACACCTTCACCAGTCTGCGAGCAG ACATGCCGCTGTGGTGATTTCGGGGACCGAGTTGGCTCGTCAGCTCCACAGAGAAATCCAGCGTGATGTTGAAGAGTTGGTAGCTCAGGGCAACATGAGACCCCACCTAGGAGTTGTCTTAGTGGGGGACGACCCAGCCAGTCGCACCTATGTTAAGAACAAGACCCGGGCAGCCAGCATCCTGG GTATCTCCAGTGACACAGTGGTGCGGCCTAGCTCGGTCTCCCAGGAAGAGTTGCTGGAGCTGATTGACAAGATGAACCGTGACTGGAGGGTCAGCGGCCTGTTGGTGCAGCTGCCACTTCCTG AGCATATCAATGAGCGAGCAGTATGTAACGCCATCGCTCCAGAGAAGGATGTGGATGGCTTCCACATTGTGAACATCGGTAAGCTGTGTCTGGACCAGAGATCCATGGTGCCTGCCACGCCTGCAGCTGTTTGGGAGATCATCAAAAGAGCAG gtATTGAGACGGTGGGGAAGAATGTGCTGGTTGCTGGCCGCTCTAAAAATGTTGGAATGCCCATCGCTATGTTGCTGCACACCGATCGCAAGCATGAACGCCCCGGGG GTGACGCCACAGTGACCATTGCCCACAGATGTACACCGAGGGAGCAGCTGAAGGAGCTAACCAGCCTGGCTGACATCATCATTGCAGCTGCAG GTGTTCCCAGACTGATCACAGCAGATATGGTGAAAGAGGGCGCAGCAGTCATTGACGTCGGCATAAACCGCATCAAGGACCCAAACACGGGAAAACTGCGGCTCATTGGTGACGTGGACTTTGAGG GAGTGAAGGAGAAGGCAGGTTTCATCACACCTGTTCCCGGAGGCGTGGGTCCGATGACAGTCGCCATGCTGATGAAGAACACTGTGACCGCTGCCAGAAATGCACTGatgcattaa